One Mailhella massiliensis DNA segment encodes these proteins:
- the miaB gene encoding tRNA (N6-isopentenyl adenosine(37)-C2)-methylthiotransferase MiaB produces MGKPGFHCITFGCQMNVNDSQWVERALMRLGFEEKPLEEADVVLLNTCSVREKPEQKVYSALGRVRQANPRAVVGVAGCVAQQLGEELMRRHPQVRLVAGSDGVSSIPEAFVRLLHEPKLRLSFLDFTDVFPDRDPCLEGETAKGGVTPVAYVNIMQGCDNFCAYCIVPYTRGPRKSRSTKAVLDECRAWVSRGAGDITLLGQNVNVFGKDKSGDGTSFPELMRQVAAIPGLRRIRFVSAHPRDFSQETIDMFAELPQLCPRLHLPLQSGSDSMLRKMGRGYTMERYLSVVEALRKARPDIALSTDLIVGFPSETEEEFEDTLKAVDSCGFMSSFSFCYSDRPGTRASAMPFKIPHEVQLERLERLQSLQNDRAEAWLQSRVGLVTDVLLEAPSQRSAEGNNEWQGRDAWGDMVNVSLPEGQGRPGEFVDVKMEKALKHSLKASPVQA; encoded by the coding sequence ATGGGCAAGCCCGGATTTCACTGCATCACCTTCGGCTGTCAGATGAACGTCAACGATTCTCAGTGGGTCGAAAGAGCGCTCATGCGCCTCGGCTTTGAGGAAAAGCCCCTGGAAGAGGCCGACGTGGTGCTTCTCAATACCTGTTCCGTACGCGAGAAGCCGGAACAGAAGGTGTACAGCGCCCTCGGGCGCGTGCGGCAGGCCAACCCCCGCGCCGTGGTGGGGGTGGCGGGCTGCGTGGCTCAGCAGCTCGGCGAAGAGCTCATGCGCCGCCACCCGCAGGTGCGCCTGGTGGCGGGGAGCGACGGCGTTTCCTCCATTCCCGAAGCCTTCGTGCGCCTTCTGCACGAGCCGAAGCTGCGCCTTTCCTTCCTTGATTTCACCGACGTCTTTCCCGACCGCGATCCCTGCCTTGAAGGCGAAACGGCAAAAGGCGGCGTCACGCCCGTGGCCTATGTGAACATCATGCAGGGATGCGACAATTTCTGCGCCTACTGCATCGTGCCCTATACCCGCGGGCCGCGCAAATCCCGCTCCACCAAAGCCGTGCTCGATGAATGCCGCGCCTGGGTGTCCCGCGGCGCGGGGGATATCACCCTGCTCGGGCAGAACGTCAACGTCTTCGGCAAGGATAAGAGCGGCGACGGCACTTCCTTCCCCGAACTTATGCGTCAGGTGGCGGCCATTCCGGGCCTTCGGCGCATACGTTTCGTTTCCGCCCATCCGCGCGATTTCTCGCAGGAAACCATCGACATGTTCGCGGAGCTTCCGCAGCTCTGCCCGCGTCTGCACCTGCCCCTGCAGTCCGGTTCCGATTCCATGCTCAGAAAAATGGGGCGCGGCTATACCATGGAACGCTATCTTTCCGTGGTGGAGGCGCTCAGGAAGGCGCGGCCGGACATCGCCCTTTCCACCGACCTCATCGTGGGCTTCCCTTCGGAAACGGAGGAGGAATTCGAGGATACTCTGAAGGCCGTGGACAGCTGCGGCTTCATGTCCAGCTTTTCCTTCTGCTATTCCGACAGGCCGGGTACGCGCGCTTCGGCCATGCCGTTCAAGATTCCCCATGAGGTGCAGCTGGAAAGGCTGGAGAGGCTCCAGAGCCTGCAGAACGACCGTGCGGAAGCATGGCTGCAAAGCCGCGTGGGCCTTGTGACCGACGTGCTTCTGGAAGCGCCGAGCCAGAGAAGCGCAGAGGGCAACAACGAATGGCAGGGGCGCGACGCCTGGGGCGACATGGTGAATGTGAGCCTGCCCGAAGGGCAGGGCCGACCCGGAGAATTTGTGGATGTGAAGATGGAAAAGGCCCTTAAGCATTCGCTCAAGGCTTCGCCCGTGCAGGCGTAA
- a CDS encoding ATP-binding protein, protein MRRTFFALVAVLMLCLVPSLLWSAPSGQGNGTRRLVIGVPPHSAPLSFLNESRDGLLGLAVDLSVKMARELKMDIVFVQSNARKLEQKLQRGEIDAMVGLLPVNLKNDFSDVLVTPLALNRAILVAGQEHQFTMERDLAGRRVILQRGDTYIPKMLDMGCTVVQADSITNALNRLVGGEAEAYIASSVEMAFHIVQSKKYKNIRVMGGSLERIPMVMMVGRQSGLLERMTSALVHLEESGEVESLRSKWLGRSLYVPGIWELYRYHILCTAALLFCVFLATVTWIYALKRQVRKVSRRLIRSERKYRDLIEESPDIILLLDADGQIRLSNRAARSVLHIGESGHSAVLMEALCQETNGCLERFVELIPQKGALRREITLAPGTDKELVLEINLFMADMEASPYAICLIGRDMTERRRLDRQVMEMERLAVLGKMAAGVAHEINNPIGIVMANAELALEDCPEESPLRPLLKAIHRNGERAVNTTRRLMHLALPDSVQYESQNLALIAREALFFLRPRLRTVRVDESLLPQSLPMRGNRTLLEQLVLNLMINALDSMEEKDFRALVLEGRCEEGRVVLEVSDCGSGIDEENRKKIFEPFFSTKGSRGFGLGLYISRHIVELHEGHIEAHSAVGAGSTMSLSFRAERETP, encoded by the coding sequence ATGCGTCGTACGTTCTTTGCACTTGTCGCCGTTCTGATGCTGTGTCTTGTGCCGTCGCTTTTGTGGAGCGCTCCCTCCGGTCAGGGAAACGGAACGAGGAGGCTCGTCATCGGCGTGCCTCCTCATTCCGCGCCTCTTTCCTTTCTGAACGAAAGCCGCGACGGTCTGCTCGGACTTGCCGTGGACCTCAGCGTGAAAATGGCCCGGGAACTCAAGATGGATATTGTTTTCGTGCAGAGCAACGCGCGGAAACTGGAACAGAAGCTTCAGCGCGGCGAAATCGACGCCATGGTGGGCCTTCTGCCCGTCAATTTGAAGAACGATTTTTCCGATGTTCTGGTCACGCCGCTGGCTCTGAACCGCGCCATTCTGGTGGCGGGGCAGGAGCATCAGTTCACCATGGAGCGCGACCTTGCCGGGCGCAGGGTCATTCTTCAGCGCGGCGATACCTACATTCCCAAGATGCTGGACATGGGCTGCACCGTGGTGCAGGCCGATTCCATCACCAATGCGCTGAACCGTCTGGTGGGGGGCGAGGCGGAAGCCTACATTGCCAGTTCCGTGGAGATGGCCTTCCATATCGTACAGAGCAAGAAATACAAGAATATCCGTGTGATGGGAGGTTCCCTCGAACGTATTCCCATGGTCATGATGGTGGGTCGGCAGTCCGGCCTTCTGGAGCGCATGACGAGCGCTCTGGTACATCTTGAGGAAAGCGGAGAGGTGGAGTCTCTGCGTTCCAAGTGGCTGGGACGTTCGCTGTATGTGCCCGGCATCTGGGAACTGTACCGTTACCATATTCTTTGTACGGCGGCGCTGCTTTTCTGCGTTTTTCTCGCCACGGTCACCTGGATATACGCGCTCAAGCGACAGGTGCGCAAAGTCTCGCGCAGGCTCATACGTTCGGAAAGAAAATATCGCGACCTTATCGAGGAATCGCCGGATATCATCCTTCTGCTGGATGCGGACGGACAGATCAGGCTTTCCAACAGGGCGGCGCGAAGCGTGCTGCATATCGGTGAGAGCGGGCACAGCGCCGTGCTTATGGAGGCGCTCTGCCAGGAAACCAACGGATGCCTGGAACGCTTTGTGGAACTTATTCCGCAGAAGGGCGCCCTGCGCCGGGAAATCACTCTGGCCCCGGGTACGGACAAGGAACTCGTGCTGGAGATCAACCTCTTCATGGCCGATATGGAGGCTTCTCCCTACGCCATCTGCCTCATCGGGCGCGACATGACGGAGCGGCGCAGGCTGGACAGGCAGGTCATGGAAATGGAAAGGCTGGCCGTGCTCGGTAAAATGGCCGCCGGGGTGGCGCACGAAATCAACAATCCCATAGGCATCGTCATGGCCAACGCGGAACTGGCGCTGGAAGACTGCCCGGAAGAAAGTCCCCTGCGGCCGCTTCTGAAGGCCATACACCGCAACGGAGAAAGGGCGGTGAACACCACGCGCCGCCTCATGCATCTGGCCCTGCCCGATTCCGTGCAGTATGAAAGTCAGAACCTTGCCCTCATCGCTCGGGAGGCTCTTTTCTTCCTCAGGCCGCGCCTGCGTACGGTAAGGGTGGATGAGAGTCTGCTGCCGCAAAGCCTGCCCATGCGGGGCAACCGCACGCTTCTGGAACAACTGGTGCTGAACCTCATGATCAACGCGCTGGACAGCATGGAAGAGAAGGATTTCCGCGCGCTGGTGCTGGAGGGCCGCTGCGAGGAGGGGCGCGTGGTGCTGGAGGTATCGGACTGCGGCAGCGGCATAGATGAGGAGAACAGAAAGAAGATTTTCGAGCCGTTCTTCTCCACCAAGGGGAGCCGCGGCTTCGGCCTGGGGCTGTACATTTCCCGGCATATCGTGGAACTGCACGAGGGGCATATCGAGGCCCATTCCGCCGTGGGGGCAGGCTCCACCATGTCTCTTTCCTTCCGTGCGGAAAGAGAAACGCCGTAG
- a CDS encoding helix-hairpin-helix domain-containing protein, with amino-acid sequence MKHFTASALALALMLSLAPAAFAEEEGVNVNTATQEELASVPGLNADMAKAIVSYREEMGDFMSIDELSDVPGMDRQALEQAKQSLRVDAVSGAECNC; translated from the coding sequence ATGAAACACTTTACCGCTTCCGCCCTTGCCCTGGCCCTCATGCTCAGCCTCGCCCCCGCCGCCTTTGCCGAAGAAGAAGGCGTCAACGTAAACACCGCCACGCAGGAGGAACTTGCCTCCGTTCCCGGCCTGAACGCCGACATGGCCAAAGCCATTGTTTCCTACCGTGAGGAAATGGGCGACTTCATGTCCATCGACGAGCTTTCCGACGTGCCCGGCATGGACAGACAGGCCCTGGAACAGGCCAAGCAGTCGCTGCGCGTGGACGCCGTTTCCGGCGCGGAATGCAACTGCTGA
- a CDS encoding sigma-54-dependent transcriptional regulator produces the protein MSEKKQSGYQILVVDDDPEWHEILALLFSRKGWRTETVLSGERALSRIAAGGIDVVVCDLSMPGMSGLEVLRRVRAMNSRLPFIMMTGVGTIESAVEAVQLGAYSYLTKPVNNAELAALVQRAAEHARLHSQLQERPREEQGPVSLVYNSPAMKQMLEIIRKVASTSVPILITGETGTGKSRLAEYIHRASAFRNMPFLTIDCAALPESLLESELFGHVKGAFTGAVNSRRGLLEEAQGGTVFLDEIGELSPSTQAKLLRAIQEHEIRPVGSNRSVSINVRFIAATHRRLEEDVKTGRFREDLFYRLSVIPLYLPPLRERREDLAALIGFFINRFNERYGRNVTQISPAAMNILYSQPWKGNIRELENVLERAFLLTEGDRLMPESLGMLTDGAPLVSSSASGQEAPETPLSLSDAVRNAEVQALQQALSLCNGNKTQAAELLGIGRRTLYDKLEQFGLMERKG, from the coding sequence ATGAGCGAAAAGAAACAGAGCGGATATCAGATTCTGGTGGTGGATGACGACCCGGAATGGCATGAGATTCTTGCCCTTCTTTTTTCCCGCAAGGGCTGGAGAACGGAAACCGTTCTTTCCGGGGAAAGGGCGCTTTCGCGCATCGCCGCAGGCGGTATCGACGTGGTGGTGTGCGATCTTTCCATGCCCGGCATGAGCGGGCTGGAGGTGCTCCGGCGCGTTCGCGCCATGAATTCCCGCCTGCCCTTCATCATGATGACGGGCGTGGGCACCATTGAAAGTGCGGTGGAGGCCGTGCAGCTCGGTGCCTACAGCTATCTGACCAAGCCCGTGAACAATGCGGAGCTTGCCGCCCTCGTGCAGCGTGCGGCGGAACACGCCCGCCTGCACAGCCAGCTTCAGGAACGCCCCCGCGAGGAGCAGGGGCCGGTTTCTCTGGTGTACAACAGTCCTGCCATGAAGCAGATGCTGGAAATCATCCGCAAGGTGGCGAGCACCAGCGTGCCCATCCTCATCACCGGGGAAACGGGTACGGGCAAGAGCAGGCTGGCGGAATACATACACCGTGCAAGCGCCTTTCGGAATATGCCCTTTCTCACCATCGACTGTGCGGCGCTTCCCGAATCGCTTCTGGAAAGCGAGCTTTTCGGGCATGTGAAGGGGGCCTTCACCGGTGCGGTGAACAGCAGGCGCGGCCTTCTGGAGGAAGCTCAGGGAGGCACGGTGTTTCTGGACGAGATAGGCGAGCTTTCGCCCTCCACGCAGGCCAAACTTCTGCGCGCCATTCAGGAACATGAGATTCGCCCCGTAGGCAGCAACAGAAGCGTGAGCATCAACGTGCGCTTCATTGCCGCCACACACCGCAGGCTGGAAGAGGATGTGAAGACGGGGCGCTTCCGCGAGGATCTTTTCTACCGTCTTTCCGTCATTCCCCTGTATCTTCCGCCGCTGCGCGAACGCCGGGAGGATCTGGCCGCGCTCATCGGCTTCTTCATCAACCGTTTCAACGAGCGCTACGGCCGCAATGTAACGCAGATAAGCCCGGCGGCCATGAACATTCTCTACAGTCAGCCGTGGAAGGGGAACATACGCGAACTGGAAAACGTGCTGGAGCGCGCCTTTCTGCTGACGGAAGGCGACAGGCTCATGCCCGAATCCCTGGGTATGCTTACGGACGGCGCCCCTCTTGTTTCTTCGTCCGCCTCCGGGCAGGAAGCTCCGGAAACGCCCCTTTCCCTTTCCGATGCGGTACGCAATGCGGAAGTGCAGGCCCTTCAGCAGGCTCTTTCCCTGTGCAACGGAAATAAGACGCAGGCGGCCGAACTTCTGGGCATAGGCCGAAGAACGCTTTACGACAAGCTTGAACAGTTCGGACTTATGGAAAGGAAGGGATAG
- a CDS encoding putative sulfate exporter family transporter has product MNVSYEERRRSFLSCLYGMSEVLPGLLAMFFIALFSNNLAGSPNPFTLENLFHWLDNVIGPVNHQPLFQILNSNFVWNPFLLGLVIGNVFGVPDCWKRGLSYIHILMPLGIIMLAPHFVFSHAEKAGLPLILFAFAIMILTSALTLALGRLLSMDDRHYSTIAGALSTGDPHVVAILMPMLKSKGGQVINALSCILLFGLVASFLLPVLGRAFNMDDEAFAVLSVFGIGNTGQMFNAAFGYSYEAGHWAHYVEPVRHALMPAGFLFVFLVMFLRARIRRNDENVHATRAHRSFPLFIAVFIAVWIAVQFHVVKEPAHLAIFELVKWDFSLAAAALGLSLPLREIAQWGLKGLILTFASGIFRIVLLAACLLAAAKFHFPLI; this is encoded by the coding sequence ATGAACGTATCCTACGAAGAACGCCGCCGCTCCTTCCTGAGCTGCCTCTACGGCATGAGCGAAGTCCTGCCCGGTCTGCTGGCCATGTTCTTCATCGCGCTGTTTTCCAACAACCTCGCGGGAAGCCCCAATCCCTTCACCCTGGAAAACCTGTTTCACTGGCTCGACAACGTGATCGGCCCGGTGAACCACCAGCCTCTTTTCCAGATACTCAACTCCAACTTCGTGTGGAATCCCTTCCTTCTGGGACTTGTCATCGGCAACGTGTTCGGCGTGCCGGACTGCTGGAAGCGCGGGCTTTCCTACATTCACATACTCATGCCCCTCGGCATCATCATGCTGGCGCCGCATTTCGTTTTCAGCCATGCGGAAAAGGCGGGACTGCCCCTTATTCTCTTCGCCTTCGCCATCATGATTCTCACCTCCGCCCTCACGCTGGCGCTCGGCAGGCTCCTTTCCATGGACGACCGCCACTATTCCACCATCGCAGGCGCGCTCTCCACGGGCGACCCCCATGTGGTGGCCATACTCATGCCCATGCTGAAGTCCAAGGGCGGGCAGGTCATCAACGCCCTCTCCTGCATCCTGCTCTTCGGGCTTGTCGCCTCCTTCCTGCTGCCGGTACTGGGCCGTGCCTTCAACATGGACGATGAGGCCTTCGCCGTACTTTCCGTGTTCGGCATCGGCAACACGGGGCAGATGTTCAACGCGGCCTTCGGCTACAGCTACGAGGCCGGGCACTGGGCGCACTATGTGGAACCCGTGCGCCACGCCCTCATGCCCGCAGGTTTTCTGTTCGTGTTCCTCGTCATGTTCCTGCGTGCCCGCATCCGGCGCAACGATGAGAACGTGCACGCCACGCGCGCCCACAGGTCGTTCCCGCTTTTCATTGCGGTGTTCATCGCGGTCTGGATCGCCGTACAGTTCCATGTGGTGAAGGAACCCGCACACCTTGCGATATTCGAACTTGTGAAGTGGGACTTCTCCCTTGCGGCCGCCGCGCTGGGACTTTCGCTTCCCCTGCGGGAAATCGCTCAGTGGGGACTGAAGGGACTTATCCTCACCTTCGCCTCGGGCATATTCCGCATCGTCCTTCTTGCCGCCTGTCTGCTCGCGGCGGCAAAGTTCCACTTCCCGCTCATCTGA
- a CDS encoding arylsulfotransferase family protein, producing MNFLKATCTACGLAALLLASSADARPTVYPTGTTIFNPEKAMSNVFIMAVHNDRVTIMDRNGNEYHSWKVPANWQNLRARLDKSGNLLLAGTVMDMSSTAALTEEHPSYIVEFSWDGKENWRHAVPKGLDWHNDVTKLKNGNIVYTAYSVIPEEYQKKIKDVELPWGTFKRSGVNMRGDVLLEVNPKTDKIVWRWNTWEHLDLNKFSPVCPNSDWTHMNSIQELPENKWYDGGDKRFKPGNLLVNPRNLDEFYIIDKETGKVVWAGNHSYKTGLAHCHEPQMIEKGLPGEGNIIFFDNGLFAKTRDRVGLTLLGELNPVTGELEWQYESKGYSNMHFFSKTMGSESRLPNGNTFISEDNTGRLFEVTRDVKNPEGGEIVWEYMMPTYSQRSRIYLDDYCPQFKQIKRVTKPFAVVPPKNEDFHIAPTIQK from the coding sequence ATGAACTTCCTGAAGGCTACCTGCACGGCATGTGGACTCGCAGCTCTGCTTCTGGCTTCTTCTGCCGACGCCAGACCGACCGTCTATCCTACCGGCACCACGATCTTCAACCCTGAAAAGGCCATGAGTAATGTATTTATCATGGCTGTCCACAACGACAGAGTGACGATTATGGACCGCAACGGCAACGAGTATCACAGTTGGAAGGTTCCCGCCAACTGGCAAAATCTCCGTGCACGTCTGGATAAAAGCGGCAACCTCCTTCTTGCCGGTACCGTCATGGATATGAGCTCCACCGCAGCGCTGACCGAAGAACATCCCTCTTATATAGTAGAATTCAGCTGGGACGGTAAAGAAAACTGGCGTCATGCCGTGCCCAAGGGACTGGACTGGCACAACGACGTGACCAAGCTGAAAAACGGCAACATCGTCTACACCGCCTATTCCGTCATTCCTGAAGAATATCAGAAAAAAATCAAAGACGTGGAACTGCCTTGGGGAACCTTCAAGCGTAGCGGCGTAAACATGCGCGGCGACGTTCTGCTTGAAGTCAATCCCAAAACGGATAAAATTGTCTGGCGTTGGAATACATGGGAACACCTTGACCTGAACAAGTTCTCCCCCGTGTGCCCCAACTCCGACTGGACTCATATGAACAGTATTCAGGAGCTGCCGGAAAACAAATGGTATGACGGCGGCGACAAGCGCTTCAAGCCCGGCAACCTTCTCGTGAACCCCCGCAACCTCGATGAATTCTACATCATTGACAAGGAAACCGGAAAGGTGGTCTGGGCGGGCAACCACTCCTACAAGACCGGTCTTGCTCATTGCCATGAACCTCAGATGATTGAAAAGGGTCTGCCCGGTGAAGGCAACATCATCTTCTTCGACAACGGCCTCTTTGCCAAGACCAGAGACCGTGTGGGCCTGACGCTGCTCGGCGAACTCAACCCCGTCACCGGCGAGCTGGAATGGCAGTATGAAAGCAAGGGCTATTCCAACATGCACTTCTTCAGCAAGACCATGGGCTCCGAATCCCGTCTGCCCAACGGCAACACCTTCATTTCCGAAGACAACACCGGCCGTCTGTTTGAAGTTACCCGTGATGTGAAGAATCCTGAAGGCGGCGAAATCGTCTGGGAATACATGATGCCTACCTACTCTCAGCGCAGCCGCATCTATCTTGACGACTACTGCCCGCAGTTCAAGCAGATCAAGCGTGTGACCAAGCCCTTCGCCGTGGTTCCTCCCAAGAATGAAGACTTCCACATCGCTCCCACCATCCAGAAATAA
- a CDS encoding ComEA family DNA-binding protein translates to MKKTLSSLLLGAFLCAASPALAEDVELGPDAFDLNKATAEQLMEIPDANITPEMANTIVDMAKNKPFELPEDFLKVPGLDNHTLQAINPIEHDGTLWYDPDAELTLAPSKC, encoded by the coding sequence ATGAAAAAAACGCTCTCTTCCCTTCTTCTCGGCGCATTCCTCTGTGCCGCCTCTCCGGCCCTGGCCGAAGACGTGGAACTCGGCCCCGACGCCTTCGACCTGAACAAGGCAACGGCCGAACAGCTCATGGAAATTCCCGACGCCAACATCACCCCGGAAATGGCAAACACCATCGTGGACATGGCCAAAAACAAGCCTTTTGAACTTCCTGAAGATTTTCTGAAGGTTCCGGGACTGGACAACCATACGCTCCAGGCCATCAATCCCATTGAGCATGATGGCACACTGTGGTACGATCCTGACGCCGAACTGACGCTGGCCCCGTCAAAGTGCTGA
- a CDS encoding TatD family hydrolase, giving the protein MSSSKQRPLPQSLGLPFTGADSHAHLDDERLLPDLSGMLERAASSGVSLIVHMFLLHERYAANRDTLLQAAAALPQAPAICFARGLHPEDVRRAGEEEWEHLAEAVRNDPLIRAVGEIGLDNHYEEGYSPSSLQVPWFRRQLRLAKELDKPVVIHSRDAWDETFAILDEENMQGRPILWHCFGGDAARARQIVERGWHIAFGGASTFKANAFVREALHEVPLDRLHLETDCPYLAPQPWRGKTNEPALTVFTAECLAGELGMSTEELWTLTGKNTRRFFGM; this is encoded by the coding sequence ATGTCTTCTTCCAAGCAGCGGCCCCTGCCTCAGAGCCTGGGCCTTCCCTTCACCGGCGCGGACAGCCACGCCCATCTTGACGACGAACGCCTCCTGCCCGACCTTTCCGGCATGCTGGAGCGCGCCGCTTCTTCCGGCGTATCCCTCATCGTACACATGTTTCTGCTGCATGAACGCTATGCGGCCAACCGCGATACTCTTCTCCAAGCGGCCGCAGCTCTTCCCCAGGCCCCGGCCATCTGCTTTGCCCGCGGCCTGCACCCGGAAGACGTGCGTCGTGCGGGCGAGGAGGAATGGGAACACCTCGCAGAGGCTGTGAGGAACGATCCGCTCATCCGGGCCGTGGGTGAGATAGGGCTGGATAATCATTATGAGGAAGGCTACTCTCCCTCCTCATTGCAGGTGCCGTGGTTCCGCCGCCAGCTCAGACTGGCGAAGGAGCTGGACAAGCCCGTCGTCATTCATTCCCGCGACGCCTGGGACGAGACGTTCGCCATACTCGACGAGGAGAACATGCAGGGCCGCCCGATTCTGTGGCACTGCTTCGGCGGCGACGCGGCACGGGCGCGGCAGATCGTGGAACGCGGCTGGCATATCGCCTTCGGCGGCGCGTCCACCTTCAAGGCCAATGCCTTCGTGCGCGAGGCGCTGCATGAGGTACCTCTGGACAGGCTGCACCTTGAAACGGACTGCCCCTACCTTGCGCCTCAGCCGTGGCGGGGCAAAACCAACGAACCGGCGCTTACCGTGTTCACGGCGGAATGCCTTGCCGGAGAACTTGGCATGAGCACGGAAGAACTCTGGACGCTGACCGGGAAAAACACGCGTCGCTTCTTCGGCATGTAG
- a CDS encoding aryl-sulfate sulfotransferase, with translation MNRRQFLMGLSAAAAATAAPSLSWAFPSVFPHGTTIYKPEKCWNGYTVFGVETAGQGCVLIDMNGNVVHEWKNVNELEHPSKLLRGGYIMGATRQKPEMKGRTYGDPMSADLSICDWNGKIVRNIPLAGMHHDFQVEGNPTGYHSPDMPVEYKPEGKILVLSHLFTENPAITKKKPLDDDYIFEMDKDNNIIWDWKACEHFDELKLPEDLKKTMYKFPTWQMTRTPGVKAADWMHMNSASTLGPNHWYDEDPVKYAVFHPDNIICSCRQLNTCFIIDKASKKIVWQIGPTFYPDDKWEFGGKEYKRALYRLGQIVGQHHCHMIPRGLPGAGNILVYDNGGFAGYGERNPTSPMGWSNARRDYSRVLEFDPVTLKKVWEHSAATMGLRETYKFYSDYVSSAQRLPNGNTLITNGAVGQFQEVTPDHEIVWEYISPWYNPNGRFNLVYRAYRVPYDYVPQLKKPQEFAVTPPENTTFTIPASKTPYKA, from the coding sequence ATGAACCGTCGTCAATTTCTCATGGGGCTGTCCGCGGCCGCTGCCGCCACGGCAGCGCCTTCTTTAAGCTGGGCGTTCCCATCCGTGTTCCCCCACGGCACTACCATCTACAAGCCGGAAAAATGCTGGAACGGCTATACCGTGTTCGGTGTGGAAACGGCCGGACAGGGCTGCGTGCTCATCGACATGAACGGCAACGTCGTGCATGAATGGAAAAACGTGAACGAGCTCGAACACCCCTCAAAACTGCTCAGGGGCGGTTACATCATGGGCGCCACCCGCCAGAAGCCGGAAATGAAGGGCCGCACCTACGGCGACCCCATGTCCGCCGACCTTTCCATCTGCGACTGGAACGGCAAGATCGTACGCAACATTCCCCTTGCGGGTATGCATCACGACTTTCAGGTGGAAGGCAACCCCACCGGATACCACAGCCCGGACATGCCCGTGGAATACAAGCCGGAAGGCAAAATTCTCGTGCTTTCGCACCTGTTCACCGAAAACCCGGCCATTACGAAGAAAAAGCCCCTGGACGACGACTATATCTTCGAGATGGACAAGGACAACAACATCATCTGGGACTGGAAGGCCTGCGAGCACTTCGACGAGCTGAAGCTCCCCGAAGATCTCAAGAAAACCATGTACAAGTTCCCCACCTGGCAGATGACCCGCACCCCGGGCGTGAAGGCGGCGGACTGGATGCACATGAACTCCGCCTCCACCCTCGGCCCCAACCACTGGTATGACGAAGACCCGGTGAAGTACGCGGTCTTCCACCCCGACAACATCATCTGCTCCTGCCGTCAGCTCAACACCTGCTTCATCATCGACAAGGCGAGCAAGAAAATCGTGTGGCAGATAGGCCCCACCTTCTACCCCGACGACAAGTGGGAATTCGGCGGCAAGGAATACAAGCGCGCCCTGTACAGGCTCGGCCAGATCGTTGGTCAGCACCACTGCCACATGATTCCCAGGGGCCTGCCCGGAGCAGGAAACATTCTCGTGTACGACAACGGCGGCTTCGCCGGCTACGGCGAACGGAACCCCACCTCCCCCATGGGCTGGAGCAACGCACGGCGCGACTATTCCCGCGTCCTCGAGTTCGACCCGGTCACGCTCAAAAAGGTGTGGGAGCACTCCGCCGCCACCATGGGCCTGCGCGAAACCTACAAGTTCTACAGCGATTATGTAAGCTCCGCCCAGCGCCTGCCCAACGGCAACACCCTCATCACCAACGGCGCCGTGGGGCAGTTCCAGGAAGTCACTCCCGATCACGAAATCGTGTGGGAATACATAAGCCCCTGGTACAACCCCAACGGCAGATTCAACCTGGTGTACCGCGCCTACCGCGTGCCCTACGACTATGTGCCCCAGCTCAAGAAGCCGCAGGAATTCGCCGTGACCCCGCCGGAAAACACCACCTTCACCATTCCCGCCAGCAAGACGCCCTACAAGGCATAA